Proteins encoded together in one Pseudomonas arsenicoxydans window:
- a CDS encoding isopenicillin N synthase family dioxygenase yields MTSITNLPLIDMTGVREGNQASIRRAGDAIRKACSEIGFFYIINHGVPQPVIDRAMAAAAQFFAYPTEIKRQVAVNKRHRGWHALGGATMYEATKPDHKEFFSIGLELAEDDPCVVAGEALRGPNQWPEFMPELQDALSEYYSEIGKAGADLLRAVAVGLGIEEDFFTDKYTKPLQRTQMVYYPPQPAQAEADQFGVAPHTDYGCITLLYQDNSGGLQVRELGSNRWIEATPIPGSLVVNVGDLLAHWSNDRFRSTLHRVINTSGHERYSIATFYDPTYSAVVDPCDLGIDPALSLYPPVAAGDYILKRIDDSMAYRKKG; encoded by the coding sequence ATGACCTCTATCACCAATCTGCCTCTGATCGATATGACCGGAGTTCGTGAGGGTAATCAGGCAAGCATTCGCAGGGCCGGTGATGCCATTCGAAAAGCCTGCAGCGAAATCGGTTTTTTCTACATTATCAATCACGGCGTACCGCAGCCGGTGATCGACAGAGCGATGGCGGCAGCTGCACAGTTCTTTGCCTATCCGACTGAGATCAAGCGCCAGGTGGCGGTGAACAAGCGGCATCGAGGCTGGCATGCGCTGGGTGGGGCGACCATGTATGAAGCCACCAAACCTGATCACAAGGAGTTCTTCAGTATCGGTCTGGAGCTGGCGGAGGATGATCCATGCGTTGTTGCTGGTGAGGCTTTGCGCGGGCCGAATCAGTGGCCGGAGTTCATGCCGGAGTTGCAAGACGCGCTGTCTGAATACTATTCAGAAATCGGTAAGGCCGGGGCGGATTTACTGAGGGCAGTAGCGGTAGGGTTGGGTATTGAAGAGGATTTCTTCACAGACAAATACACCAAGCCCCTGCAGCGTACGCAGATGGTCTATTACCCACCACAGCCTGCACAGGCTGAGGCTGACCAATTCGGCGTGGCGCCGCACACGGATTACGGTTGTATTACCTTGCTCTATCAAGATAACAGCGGCGGCCTACAGGTACGCGAGCTTGGCTCCAACCGGTGGATCGAAGCGACCCCTATTCCTGGCAGTCTGGTCGTTAACGTTGGAGACCTTTTGGCTCATTGGTCCAATGATCGCTTTCGTTCGACCCTGCACCGGGTGATTAACACTTCGGGTCACGAGCGCTATTCCATTGCCACGTTCTACGATCCAACTTATAGCGCTGTTGTTGATCCCTGCGATCTGGGAATCGATCCGGCGCTGAGTCTGTATCCTCCGGTAGCGGCGGGCGACTACATTCTCAAACGTATCGACGACTCAATGGCGTATCGCAAAAAGGGCTAA
- a CDS encoding FAD-binding oxidoreductase: protein MNDLQQTLEQLRLALGDGAVVTGADISQRHYSDWTGHAPACPAALLLPRTTEQVASALRICNNAQQPVVPQGGMTGLAGGAVPRETDIALSLERLRGIEEIDPAAATISVWAGTTLQEIQQAALDAGFIFPLDLGARGSCQIGGNIATNAGGNAVIRYGMTRDLVLGLEVVLADGRVLNLLNKMIKNNCGYDLKQCFIGSEGTLGVITRAVLKLAPQPGETTTLLCALPDYASAVSLLRRVQRSVGTPQAYELMWQDFFRLGVSWLENPTAPLSLDHPLYVLLECASPRELLEQTLEDAFAAGEVVDAVLASSQTQARALWKIREATGEFPLRMKPLNFDISLPIGQIGDFAERCRQRLEQRWPGNHSVYFGHIGDSNLHLTVDCASLPEPAPILEVEELVYSAVGELGGSVSAEHGIGLLKRDFLHHSVSLEARQAMQQLKDCFDPKGILNPGKILD, encoded by the coding sequence ATGAACGATTTGCAACAGACCCTCGAACAATTGCGCCTGGCGCTGGGTGATGGCGCGGTAGTGACGGGCGCCGATATCAGTCAACGACACTACAGCGACTGGACGGGCCATGCACCGGCCTGCCCTGCCGCACTGTTGCTGCCACGCACCACCGAGCAGGTCGCGAGCGCTTTGCGCATCTGCAATAACGCGCAACAACCGGTGGTCCCACAAGGCGGAATGACCGGGCTGGCCGGTGGCGCAGTGCCTCGTGAAACGGACATTGCCCTGTCCCTGGAACGCCTGCGCGGCATCGAAGAAATCGATCCTGCGGCGGCGACCATCAGCGTCTGGGCCGGCACTACGTTGCAAGAGATTCAGCAAGCAGCGCTCGATGCCGGATTCATCTTCCCCCTGGATCTCGGCGCCCGTGGTTCGTGCCAGATCGGTGGCAACATCGCCACCAATGCCGGCGGCAACGCCGTAATCCGCTACGGCATGACCCGAGATCTGGTGCTCGGCCTGGAGGTGGTCCTGGCCGATGGCCGGGTGCTGAATCTGCTCAACAAGATGATCAAGAATAACTGCGGTTATGACCTGAAACAGTGCTTCATCGGCAGCGAAGGCACTCTTGGGGTGATTACCCGTGCGGTATTGAAGCTGGCACCTCAACCTGGCGAAACCACCACCCTGCTCTGCGCCCTGCCCGATTACGCCAGTGCGGTCAGCCTGCTGCGCCGGGTACAGCGCAGCGTCGGTACGCCGCAAGCGTATGAGCTGATGTGGCAGGACTTTTTCCGCCTGGGGGTTTCCTGGCTGGAAAACCCGACCGCGCCGTTGTCGCTCGACCATCCGTTGTATGTGCTGCTCGAATGCGCCAGCCCTCGGGAGTTGCTTGAGCAGACACTGGAAGATGCCTTTGCCGCCGGTGAAGTGGTCGATGCGGTTTTGGCCAGCTCCCAGACCCAGGCTCGGGCGCTCTGGAAGATCCGTGAAGCGACGGGCGAATTTCCCCTGCGCATGAAACCTTTGAATTTCGACATCAGCCTGCCCATCGGCCAGATCGGCGACTTTGCCGAGCGCTGTCGCCAGCGTCTGGAGCAGCGCTGGCCGGGCAACCACAGTGTGTATTTCGGCCATATCGGTGACAGCAATCTGCACCTGACTGTGGACTGCGCTTCCTTGCCCGAGCCCGCCCCCATCCTTGAGGTCGAGGAGCTGGTCTACAGCGCTGTCGGCGAACTGGGCGGCTCGGTCTCAGCCGAACATGGCATCGGCTTGCTCAAGCGCGACTTTCTCCATCACTCGGTCAGCCTCGAGGCTCGCCAGGCGATGCAGCAACTCAAGGATTGCTTCGATCCCAAGGGCATTCTCAACCCGGGAAAAATCCTCGATTGA
- a CDS encoding transporter substrate-binding domain-containing protein, with product MQLDSLFSKKFNGLFIALTLAGACMAAQADQLADVKKAGELVVGTELQFAPFDFTENGKQKGMNAELFEQLGKELGVKVRFMDLPWPSVLPGLEAKKFDVVAGPIIVTKARKERYHFVMPIAEATVALMVSAKDSPISKPEDIAGKAVGAGKGSAQLEELKTFAATLPKKVDVREYIDNNQAYAELGTKRIVAVANSLPNISYVAAQHPDKYKVVMPPFGKKSYFAYLGRKDDDANSLIAALDSAMLKMHEDGRLAALQKKWLGTEMDVPKADFEPTW from the coding sequence ATGCAACTCGATTCTCTGTTCAGTAAAAAATTCAACGGTCTGTTCATCGCCTTGACCCTGGCTGGCGCCTGTATGGCAGCCCAGGCCGATCAGCTCGCCGATGTCAAAAAGGCCGGAGAACTGGTGGTGGGCACCGAACTGCAATTTGCGCCTTTCGACTTCACCGAGAACGGCAAACAGAAAGGCATGAACGCCGAGCTGTTCGAGCAGTTGGGCAAAGAGTTGGGCGTCAAGGTCAGATTCATGGACCTGCCATGGCCAAGTGTGTTGCCGGGGTTGGAAGCGAAGAAATTCGACGTCGTCGCAGGGCCTATCATCGTTACCAAGGCACGCAAGGAGCGTTACCACTTCGTCATGCCGATAGCCGAGGCAACCGTAGCGTTGATGGTCAGCGCCAAGGACAGCCCCATCAGCAAACCTGAAGACATTGCCGGCAAGGCTGTGGGCGCAGGTAAAGGCTCGGCGCAACTCGAAGAGCTGAAAACCTTCGCCGCCACCCTGCCGAAAAAAGTCGATGTCCGTGAATACATCGACAACAACCAGGCCTACGCAGAGCTGGGGACCAAGCGCATCGTTGCCGTCGCCAACTCGCTGCCGAACATCTCCTATGTCGCGGCCCAGCACCCAGACAAGTACAAAGTAGTGATGCCTCCATTTGGCAAGAAATCCTACTTCGCCTACCTGGGACGCAAGGATGACGACGCCAACAGCCTGATCGCCGCCCTCGATAGCGCCATGCTGAAAATGCATGAAGACGGTCGCCTTGCCGCCCTGCAAAAGAAATGGCTGGGCACCGAAATGGACGTGCCGAAAGCCGACTTCGAGCCGACCTGGTAA
- the hutH gene encoding histidine ammonia-lyase: protein MYAPLQLKPGHLTLDQLRAIYQLQSPFELDPAARDVVDASTRTVDEIIANERTVYGINTGFGLLARTSIPTESLAKLQRNLLLSHCTGTGPLLDDASVALIMALKVGSLARGFSGIRWEVIQALSKLYAARVYPCIPSQGSVGASGDLAPLAHMSAVLIGVGRVRHEGREMEAVEGLAIAGLEPMVLGPKEGLALINGTQVSTALALRGLFACEKLFSAAVVAGSLSVEALKGSDVPFDPRIQAVRGQPGQIDVAQLYRELLATSEIRESHRNCDRVQDPYSLRCQPQVMGACLDHMRFAAGVFLREANAVSDNPLVFCADGDVLSGGNFHAEPVAMAADVLALAISEIGALSERRIAQLVDPALSGLPAFLVREGGLNSGFMIAQVTAAALASENKTLAHPASVDSLPTSANQEDHVSMATFAARRLLDMAGNSSAVVAIELLGAAQGVDLHAPLQTSQKLSEVLTMIRREVAHYDEDRYFAPDIAAARAWVENAAFTRWLPAERLYA from the coding sequence ATGTACGCACCGTTGCAGCTCAAACCCGGTCATCTCACCCTCGATCAATTGCGCGCCATCTACCAGTTGCAAAGTCCTTTCGAACTGGACCCGGCTGCACGCGACGTCGTCGATGCAAGTACTCGTACAGTAGACGAAATCATCGCCAACGAGCGGACGGTGTACGGCATAAATACCGGGTTCGGCCTGCTGGCACGGACCTCAATCCCTACCGAGTCGCTGGCCAAACTGCAGCGCAACCTACTGCTTTCACATTGCACCGGCACCGGCCCGCTGCTGGATGACGCCAGTGTCGCTCTCATCATGGCGCTCAAGGTGGGTTCCCTCGCCCGTGGTTTTTCCGGGATTCGTTGGGAGGTGATTCAGGCCCTGAGCAAGCTCTATGCGGCCAGGGTTTACCCGTGCATACCGTCACAAGGGTCCGTCGGCGCTTCGGGCGACCTGGCACCGTTGGCGCATATGTCCGCGGTGTTGATCGGCGTTGGCCGGGTACGTCATGAGGGCCGTGAAATGGAGGCTGTCGAGGGTCTGGCGATTGCAGGTCTCGAGCCGATGGTGTTGGGCCCGAAGGAAGGCCTGGCGTTGATCAATGGCACACAGGTCTCTACGGCGCTGGCCTTGCGTGGCCTGTTCGCCTGCGAAAAGCTGTTCAGCGCTGCGGTCGTCGCCGGTAGCCTGAGCGTTGAAGCCTTGAAAGGCTCGGACGTGCCGTTTGACCCACGCATCCAGGCCGTTCGCGGACAACCGGGGCAGATCGACGTGGCGCAGCTCTACCGCGAATTGCTGGCTACCAGTGAAATTCGCGAATCCCATCGCAACTGCGACCGAGTGCAGGACCCTTACTCACTGCGTTGCCAGCCTCAGGTCATGGGCGCGTGCCTGGACCACATGCGCTTTGCCGCCGGAGTCTTTCTGCGTGAGGCCAATGCCGTCTCGGATAACCCGCTGGTGTTCTGCGCCGACGGCGACGTGCTCTCGGGAGGAAACTTCCACGCCGAACCGGTCGCCATGGCCGCCGATGTTCTGGCCTTGGCCATCTCCGAGATTGGCGCCCTTTCCGAGCGGCGCATCGCACAACTGGTTGATCCGGCATTGTCGGGCCTACCGGCTTTTCTGGTGCGCGAAGGCGGCCTGAACTCTGGTTTCATGATCGCTCAGGTCACCGCTGCCGCCCTCGCTTCGGAGAACAAGACCCTGGCGCATCCGGCATCAGTCGATAGCCTGCCGACCTCAGCCAACCAGGAAGACCATGTGTCGATGGCGACCTTTGCGGCACGTCGTTTGCTGGACATGGCCGGCAACAGCAGTGCGGTGGTTGCCATCGAATTGCTGGGCGCAGCTCAAGGCGTGGACTTGCATGCCCCACTGCAGACGTCGCAAAAGCTCAGCGAAGTGCTGACGATGATTCGCCGTGAAGTGGCTCACTACGATGAAGATCGATATTTCGCCCCGGATATCGCCGCTGCGCGAGCCTGGGTCGAGAACGCGGCGTTCACTCGCTGGTTGCCAGCGGAACGCCTGTATGCCTGA
- a CDS encoding amino acid ABC transporter permease has translation MFDWPLLLQNLPLLLDSLLVTLEISVAALAIGFVIGVIVGSLRLSPLPLLRRLGGAYIFVFRGIPLLVQLLFIYYFLPRIGLPNVSPMVAAVIGLSLAAGAYIAEIMRGGFLAIPGGQLEAAGLLGLSSGQMLVRIRVPQAVRLTLPALVNEMILLIKASSLVSVVGLADLTRTAQNIAASDYMFVQDYLMLAGFYCLINIPLAFFGGLLERHLKERYA, from the coding sequence ATGTTCGATTGGCCTTTACTGCTGCAAAACCTGCCCCTTCTGCTGGACAGTCTGCTGGTGACCCTCGAAATTTCCGTCGCCGCACTGGCCATCGGCTTTGTCATCGGCGTGATCGTGGGCAGTCTGCGTCTTTCACCCCTGCCGCTGCTCCGGCGTTTGGGCGGCGCTTATATATTCGTGTTCCGTGGCATTCCGCTGCTGGTGCAACTGCTGTTCATTTATTACTTCCTGCCGCGTATCGGCCTGCCCAACGTTTCGCCCATGGTGGCAGCGGTGATCGGGCTGTCTCTGGCGGCGGGTGCGTATATCGCTGAAATCATGCGCGGTGGTTTTCTCGCCATCCCTGGCGGTCAGCTGGAAGCCGCCGGCCTGCTGGGCCTGAGCTCAGGGCAAATGCTGGTGCGCATTCGCGTCCCTCAAGCCGTGCGCCTGACCTTGCCGGCACTGGTCAACGAAATGATCCTGTTGATCAAGGCTTCGTCACTGGTGTCGGTGGTGGGTTTGGCCGACCTGACGCGCACCGCCCAGAACATTGCTGCCAGTGACTACATGTTCGTTCAGGACTACCTGATGCTGGCCGGCTTCTATTGCCTGATCAACATTCCGCTGGCGTTCTTCGGCGGCCTGCTGGAGCGTCATCTGAAGGAGCGCTACGCATGA
- a CDS encoding amino acid ABC transporter ATP-binding protein, whose protein sequence is MLKLHNVGKSFGNLRVLKGIDLQVRHSEVVCLIGPSGSGKSTLLRSMAFLEEYDEGEIYIEGQLLGWVPENGKGRKRAAQSQINLVRRNVGMVFQQFNLWPHMTALGNVSEALLRVRKLSADDARQRAMAMLDKVGLAHKAAAYPAQLSGGQQQRVAIARALAMEPHIMLFDEPTSALDPELVGEVLQVMKTLAKEGMTMVVVTHEMGFAAQVADSVVFLDQGQVVAQGTPHEIFHNAEQPRLQQFLQNYLDRNAFWQDTKEVSPV, encoded by the coding sequence ATGCTGAAACTGCACAACGTCGGCAAGAGCTTCGGCAACCTGCGGGTACTCAAGGGTATCGATTTGCAGGTCCGGCACTCTGAAGTGGTGTGCCTGATCGGTCCTTCCGGCTCAGGCAAAAGTACCCTGCTGCGCAGCATGGCGTTTCTTGAGGAGTACGACGAGGGCGAAATTTACATCGAAGGCCAGCTGCTTGGCTGGGTGCCGGAGAACGGCAAGGGCCGCAAGCGCGCGGCCCAGTCGCAAATCAATCTGGTGCGGCGCAACGTTGGCATGGTCTTCCAGCAATTCAACCTGTGGCCGCACATGACCGCCCTTGGCAATGTCAGTGAAGCCTTGCTGCGTGTGCGCAAGTTATCCGCCGATGACGCCCGGCAACGCGCCATGGCAATGCTGGATAAAGTCGGCTTGGCCCATAAGGCCGCGGCTTATCCGGCGCAGTTGTCCGGTGGTCAGCAACAGCGCGTGGCGATTGCCCGGGCATTGGCCATGGAGCCGCACATCATGCTGTTTGATGAACCCACCTCGGCCCTCGACCCGGAACTGGTTGGCGAAGTGCTGCAGGTCATGAAAACCCTCGCCAAGGAGGGCATGACCATGGTGGTGGTCACGCATGAGATGGGGTTCGCCGCTCAGGTCGCCGACTCGGTGGTGTTTCTCGATCAGGGCCAAGTGGTCGCTCAGGGCACCCCTCACGAAATATTTCACAACGCCGAACAGCCACGTCTGCAGCAATTCCTACAGAACTACCTGGATCGCAACGCTTTCTGGCAGGACACCAAAGAGGTTAGCCCGGTATGA
- a CDS encoding DUF6124 family protein — MIKPTPNPPDTDPASPYESVDSKKFHDAAERALDHYLNPGAHIMAAANEPERMFLVNPKYDTESLLANASESLGSATTMLNNFAALLDNSHRKTLLGITQVVMLGELAVNQALDQVEVKE, encoded by the coding sequence ATGATCAAACCCACACCCAACCCACCCGATACCGATCCGGCATCCCCCTACGAATCCGTCGACTCGAAAAAATTCCACGACGCCGCCGAGCGTGCCCTCGACCATTACCTCAACCCAGGCGCCCACATCATGGCTGCGGCCAACGAACCTGAGCGCATGTTCCTCGTCAATCCCAAGTACGACACCGAATCCCTGCTGGCCAACGCGAGCGAATCTTTAGGCTCGGCCACCACCATGCTCAACAATTTCGCGGCGTTACTGGACAACTCACACCGCAAGACTTTGTTGGGAATTACGCAGGTCGTGATGCTGGGGGAATTGGCGGTGAATCAGGCGCTGGATCAGGTTGAGGTGAAGGAGTAA
- a CDS encoding alpha-hydroxy acid oxidase, translating into MRRYYSGPDYRRAHSIAELAVMARRRLPHFAWEYLEGGAEEELTLRRNRQGFADIALLPQTLVPCSVTQSQRSLFGRELPLPMAIGPTGYNAMLYRDADIHLARAATERGLPFTLSTVSTSSLEQVVAAVPEVNLWFQLYCLRDPKVQEDLLLRAASVGCKTLLLTSDAVLLGNREWDKRNFVRPRQLSLRNKIDVLNHPRWMAQTLWPHGLPNLGNIERYLPSAQRTIEGAAHFIGSQMDTGLDWDALARLRDRWPQRLLLKGVLHPMDAEKAIALGLDGVVVSNHGGRQLDGVPASIDCLPAIAAVAKGKLTLLLDSGIRRGTDILKACALGADAVLLGRATLYGVAVGGQAGAGHALDLLAQELRLALSLLGTPDLNQLHRRQLCATPSTSFTVS; encoded by the coding sequence ATGCGCCGCTATTATTCAGGTCCGGACTATCGTCGAGCACACAGCATTGCCGAATTGGCAGTGATGGCCCGCCGACGCTTGCCGCATTTCGCTTGGGAATACCTGGAGGGTGGTGCCGAAGAAGAATTGACCTTGCGCCGCAACCGTCAAGGCTTCGCGGATATTGCCCTACTGCCGCAGACCCTGGTGCCCTGCTCCGTAACGCAATCCCAGCGTTCGCTGTTCGGTCGAGAGCTGCCGCTGCCCATGGCGATCGGCCCCACCGGCTATAACGCCATGCTTTATCGCGATGCCGATATTCACTTGGCCCGCGCTGCAACCGAGCGCGGCCTGCCCTTTACCCTGAGTACCGTTTCCACCAGTTCTCTGGAGCAAGTGGTCGCGGCGGTGCCAGAGGTGAATCTCTGGTTTCAGCTCTACTGCCTGCGTGACCCAAAGGTCCAGGAAGACTTGCTCCTGCGCGCAGCCTCCGTGGGCTGCAAGACCTTGTTACTGACCAGCGACGCGGTGCTGCTGGGTAACCGGGAGTGGGACAAACGCAACTTTGTCCGGCCTCGGCAACTGAGCCTGCGCAACAAGATCGACGTGCTCAATCATCCACGGTGGATGGCCCAGACACTGTGGCCTCATGGCCTGCCAAACCTGGGCAACATCGAACGCTATCTACCCTCCGCGCAACGCACTATCGAAGGTGCCGCCCATTTCATAGGTTCGCAAATGGACACCGGCCTGGATTGGGATGCCCTCGCCCGCTTGCGCGACCGCTGGCCACAACGGTTGTTGCTCAAAGGGGTGCTGCACCCGATGGATGCCGAGAAAGCCATCGCGCTGGGTCTTGATGGCGTGGTGGTCAGCAACCACGGCGGCCGACAACTGGACGGCGTCCCGGCGAGCATCGATTGCCTCCCGGCGATCGCCGCCGTCGCCAAAGGCAAGCTCACGCTGCTGCTCGACAGCGGCATCCGCCGTGGCACCGACATTCTCAAAGCCTGCGCCCTCGGTGCCGATGCGGTTTTGCTCGGGCGCGCTACCTTGTATGGAGTGGCAGTCGGCGGGCAGGCGGGTGCCGGGCATGCGCTCGACCTGCTCGCACAAGAATTGCGTCTGGCCCTGTCGCTGCTCGGAACACCAGACCTGAACCAGCTCCACCGTCGCCAGCTGTGCGCGACGCCCTCCACATCCTTCACCGTGAGTTGA
- a CDS encoding SDR family NAD(P)-dependent oxidoreductase, with the protein MSASQRVVVVTGASQGIGDEIVKAFRKLDYRVVATSRTIKPSDDPNILAVAGDIGDPATAQRVICEGVARFGRIDTLVNNAGIYIGKPFTEYTIEDYNAVMNVNMAGFYHITKLAIAEMEKHASGHVVTVTASIENGISGAHMALAAMTKGGLNAVTRALAIEYAQQGIRVNAVAPGVTKTPMHPVEYHEMLGSFHPLGRMGEASEVANAVVFLDSAEFITGEILHVDGGQSAGR; encoded by the coding sequence ATGAGTGCATCGCAAAGGGTTGTTGTCGTTACCGGAGCGTCGCAAGGCATAGGCGATGAAATCGTGAAGGCGTTTCGAAAGCTCGACTACCGCGTGGTTGCGACCTCTCGTACGATCAAGCCGTCGGACGACCCGAACATACTGGCGGTAGCTGGTGATATTGGTGATCCGGCGACTGCCCAGCGTGTCATTTGCGAAGGTGTCGCGCGATTTGGCCGGATCGACACACTAGTGAACAACGCCGGTATCTACATCGGTAAGCCTTTCACCGAGTACACCATCGAAGACTACAACGCCGTCATGAACGTGAATATGGCTGGCTTCTATCACATCACCAAACTGGCCATCGCCGAAATGGAAAAGCATGCGAGCGGCCACGTGGTGACTGTCACCGCCAGCATCGAAAACGGCATCAGCGGCGCGCACATGGCACTGGCAGCGATGACCAAGGGTGGTTTGAACGCCGTCACCAGAGCGCTGGCGATTGAATACGCCCAGCAGGGGATCCGCGTGAACGCTGTCGCGCCGGGTGTCACCAAGACGCCTATGCATCCTGTGGAATACCACGAAATGCTGGGCAGCTTCCATCCGCTGGGCCGCATGGGCGAAGCGAGCGAAGTAGCCAACGCCGTCGTCTTCCTGGATTCAGCAGAGTTCATCACGGGAGAAATCCTGCACGTCGACGGTGGCCAGAGCGCCGGTCGGTAA
- a CDS encoding MFS transporter, with product MHTTSNPAAQQRSLAVLLASSFAFIIVQLDVTIVNVALPRIGVELGAEVSTLQWVIDAYTLGFATFLLSAGVMGDKFGSKQVFLKGFALFTLASIACALAPSAMALNVARAAQGVGAALLVPSSLAILNATYAHDKNRLAKAIGWWTAAGGVSIAAGPVIGGLLLSTAGWRSIFWVNVPICVIGFALTYYVVPRMVSKAPSRHFDLPGQLLSVLALIGFIGAVIEVHSLGFSSLVVQGGFALAIVAGSAFLVVESLVRAPMLPLTLFHSMRFSGAVLFGVLANFTYYGLIFVLSFYLQKVRGYTVMETGLTFLPLTGTAFFSNIAVGRLSARTGLRALMVGGGLIGCSGYALLGTFGISEHATFLDMLPGLALIPIGMGFAVPAMTTSILSSVERHQAGTASAVLNTARQVGGATGVAIFGAIVAGDTDAAVMGGVRSALLISAALLLAAVAVAFWSRAGTTAPVADPC from the coding sequence ATGCATACAACCTCAAACCCGGCGGCACAGCAGAGGTCACTGGCGGTGCTGCTCGCCAGCAGCTTCGCCTTTATCATCGTCCAACTGGACGTCACGATCGTCAATGTCGCACTGCCCAGGATAGGCGTGGAGCTGGGCGCCGAGGTCAGTACGCTGCAGTGGGTGATCGATGCCTACACCCTGGGCTTCGCCACCTTTCTGCTATCGGCCGGGGTGATGGGCGATAAGTTCGGTTCCAAGCAGGTGTTCCTGAAGGGCTTCGCCCTGTTTACGCTGGCCTCCATCGCCTGCGCGCTGGCGCCCTCGGCGATGGCGCTTAACGTGGCGCGGGCCGCGCAAGGGGTCGGCGCGGCGCTGCTCGTACCCAGTTCGCTGGCCATCCTCAATGCTACCTATGCCCACGATAAAAATAGGCTGGCCAAGGCGATCGGCTGGTGGACGGCAGCCGGCGGCGTGTCGATCGCAGCCGGCCCCGTGATCGGCGGCCTGCTGCTGTCGACAGCGGGATGGCGCAGCATTTTCTGGGTCAATGTGCCGATCTGCGTGATCGGCTTCGCGCTGACGTATTACGTCGTGCCGCGCATGGTAAGCAAGGCACCGTCACGCCACTTCGACCTGCCGGGCCAGCTGCTGTCGGTGCTCGCGCTGATCGGCTTTATTGGCGCGGTGATCGAGGTGCACTCACTGGGCTTTTCCAGTCTGGTGGTGCAAGGCGGCTTTGCGTTGGCCATCGTCGCCGGCAGCGCCTTCCTGGTGGTCGAAAGCCTCGTGCGGGCGCCGATGCTGCCGCTGACACTGTTCCACAGCATGCGTTTTTCCGGTGCAGTGCTGTTTGGTGTGCTAGCCAATTTCACCTATTACGGCTTGATTTTCGTGCTTAGCTTCTACCTGCAAAAAGTGCGCGGCTATACGGTGATGGAAACCGGGCTGACCTTCCTGCCGCTGACCGGGACAGCCTTCTTTTCCAACATCGCCGTCGGCCGCCTGTCGGCGCGCACCGGACTGCGTGCGCTCATGGTGGGTGGCGGCCTGATCGGTTGCTCCGGCTACGCACTGCTCGGCACCTTTGGTATCTCGGAGCATGCCACCTTCCTCGACATGCTCCCGGGCCTGGCGCTGATCCCAATCGGCATGGGCTTCGCGGTGCCGGCCATGACAACGTCGATCTTGTCCAGCGTCGAACGGCACCAGGCGGGGACGGCGTCGGCCGTACTGAACACGGCGCGCCAGGTGGGCGGTGCGACCGGAGTCGCCATCTTCGGCGCCATCGTAGCCGGCGATACCGACGCGGCCGTCATGGGCGGCGTGCGCAGCGCATTGCTAATCTCAGCCGCGCTTTTGCTGGCGGCGGTTGCCGTTGCATTCTGGAGCCGCGCCGGCACCACGGCGCCGGTGGCAGATCCGTGCTGA
- a CDS encoding amino acid ABC transporter permease yields the protein MIFDPTIITDHLGEIGQGFMITLGTWSAGVALGLILGMLIAVAQLFGNSLVRAPLRAFIEMIRSTPFLVQLFLVYYGGPSFGLNLDPIPAGILGLGIYGSVYFAEIFRSGFQSVARGQLEAADCLGITRLQCITRIQIPQMLVIILPALVNLITILCKETAVLSIITIPELTMVLTGIGSETFAFVETLLVLCIGYLLLVEACSRLGMLLEVRVGRFMQKQPR from the coding sequence ATGATCTTTGACCCCACGATCATCACCGACCATCTCGGCGAAATCGGACAAGGCTTCATGATCACCCTCGGCACCTGGTCTGCCGGTGTCGCGCTGGGCCTGATACTGGGCATGTTGATCGCGGTTGCCCAACTGTTCGGCAACAGCCTGGTGCGCGCGCCGTTGCGGGCGTTCATCGAGATGATTCGAAGTACACCGTTTCTGGTCCAGCTGTTCCTGGTGTATTACGGCGGCCCGTCTTTCGGTTTGAACCTGGACCCCATTCCGGCCGGCATTCTTGGCCTGGGCATTTATGGCAGCGTCTATTTCGCTGAAATTTTCCGCTCCGGCTTTCAATCCGTTGCCCGCGGGCAACTGGAAGCGGCCGACTGCCTGGGCATCACCCGCCTGCAATGCATTACGCGCATCCAGATTCCACAAATGCTGGTGATCATCCTCCCGGCACTGGTCAATCTGATCACCATCCTGTGCAAGGAAACGGCGGTGTTGTCGATCATCACCATCCCCGAATTGACCATGGTCCTCACCGGCATCGGCTCGGAAACCTTCGCCTTTGTCGAGACCCTGCTGGTGCTGTGCATCGGCTACCTGCTCCTGGTGGAAGCCTGCTCACGGCTGGGCATGCTGCTGGAAGTGCGCGTCGGGCGATTCATGCAGAAGCAGCCGCGATGA